Proteins from a single region of Pseudomonas quebecensis:
- the rng gene encoding ribonuclease G, which yields MSEEILINITPMESRVAVVENGVLQEVHVERTQKRGIVGNIYKGKVVRVLPGMQAAFVDIGLDRAAFIHASEISLREGPAVESISALVHEGQSLVVQVTKDPIGSKGARLTTQLSIPSRYLVYMPRTAHVGISLKIEDEAERDRLKKVVSDCVAAEGIKEAGGFILRTAAEGAGADEILMDIRYLRRLWDQIGAQIKTIGAPSVIYEDLGLALRTLRDLVSPKIEKIRIDSRETFQRTTQFVAELMPEIADRLEHYPGERPIFDLYGVEDEIQKALERKVPLKSGGYLVVDPAEAMTTIDVNTGAFVGHRNLEETIFKTNLEAATAIARQLRLRNLGGIIIIDFIDMEDEEHQRQVLRTLEKQLERDHAKTNIIGITELGLVQMTRKRTRESLEQVLCEPCSSCQGRGKLKTPETVCYEIFREILREARAYQAEGYRVLANQKVVDRLLDEESGNVAELEVFIGRTIRFQVETMYSQEQYDVVLL from the coding sequence ATGAGTGAAGAGATTCTGATCAATATCACGCCGATGGAATCGCGCGTGGCGGTGGTAGAGAACGGTGTTCTGCAGGAAGTGCACGTCGAGCGAACCCAGAAACGCGGGATCGTAGGCAATATCTACAAAGGCAAAGTGGTGCGGGTATTGCCGGGCATGCAGGCGGCGTTCGTCGACATCGGCCTGGACCGCGCGGCGTTCATCCATGCGTCGGAGATTTCCCTGCGTGAAGGTCCGGCCGTCGAGAGCATCAGCGCACTGGTGCACGAAGGGCAGAGCCTGGTGGTGCAAGTCACCAAGGACCCCATCGGCTCAAAGGGCGCACGCCTGACCACTCAACTGTCGATTCCGTCGCGTTACCTTGTGTATATGCCGCGTACGGCCCATGTCGGCATTTCCCTGAAGATCGAAGACGAAGCCGAGCGCGATCGTCTTAAGAAAGTGGTCAGCGATTGTGTGGCCGCCGAAGGTATCAAGGAGGCGGGCGGGTTCATCCTGCGCACTGCCGCCGAAGGTGCCGGCGCCGATGAGATCCTTATGGACATCCGCTACCTGCGGCGTTTATGGGACCAGATCGGCGCACAGATCAAGACCATCGGCGCCCCCAGCGTGATCTATGAAGACCTGGGCCTGGCGCTGCGTACCCTGCGCGATCTGGTCAGCCCCAAGATAGAGAAAATTCGCATCGACTCGCGGGAAACGTTCCAGCGCACCACGCAGTTTGTCGCCGAGTTGATGCCGGAAATTGCCGACCGCCTGGAACACTACCCCGGCGAGCGGCCGATCTTCGACTTGTACGGCGTCGAGGACGAAATTCAGAAAGCCTTGGAGCGCAAAGTGCCGCTCAAGTCCGGTGGCTACCTGGTGGTGGACCCGGCGGAAGCCATGACCACCATCGATGTCAACACCGGAGCGTTCGTCGGCCATCGCAACCTTGAGGAAACCATCTTCAAGACCAACCTCGAAGCGGCCACGGCGATTGCCCGCCAGCTGCGCCTGCGCAACCTTGGCGGGATCATCATCATTGATTTCATCGACATGGAAGATGAAGAGCATCAGCGTCAGGTCTTGCGCACGCTCGAAAAGCAGCTGGAACGCGATCACGCCAAGACCAATATCATCGGCATCACCGAGCTGGGGCTGGTGCAGATGACCCGCAAGCGTACCCGTGAAAGCCTGGAGCAAGTGCTGTGCGAGCCGTGCAGCAGCTGTCAGGGCCGGGGGAAATTGAAAACTCCGGAAACGGTTTGCTATGAGATTTTCCGGGAAATCTTACGAGAGGCGCGGGCGTATCAGGCCGAAGGATATAGAGTGCTTGCCAACCAGAAAGTGGTTGACCGATTGCTGGATGAAGAGTCCGGTAACGTCGCCGAGCTGGAGGTGTTTATCGGCCGTACGATTCGCTTCCAGGTCGAAACCATGTATTCCCAGGAACAATACGACGTGGTGCTGCTCTGA
- a CDS encoding Maf family protein has translation MNTLYLASGSPRRRELLTQIGVPFTVVSAAIDETPLANESAVAYVERLARGKAAAGFAALGQSLGGCVLGADTAVVVDAKILGKPVDQADALAMLMALAGREHEVLTAVALTDGTRCEALCVSSLVRFRAISLEEATAYWRSGEPRDKAGGYAIQGLGSVFVTGLNGSYSAVVGLPVCETAQLLARFDIPCWQNLTVR, from the coding sequence ATGAATACGTTGTATCTGGCCTCCGGCTCCCCCCGGCGGCGTGAACTGCTGACCCAGATCGGTGTGCCCTTCACCGTGGTCAGCGCCGCAATTGATGAAACTCCCCTCGCAAATGAATCCGCTGTTGCCTATGTCGAGCGTCTGGCGCGCGGCAAGGCGGCGGCTGGTTTTGCCGCGCTTGGGCAAAGCTTGGGCGGTTGTGTGCTGGGCGCCGATACGGCCGTGGTGGTGGACGCAAAGATCCTCGGCAAGCCCGTGGATCAGGCCGATGCCCTGGCTATGTTGATGGCGTTGGCGGGGCGCGAACACGAAGTCCTGACTGCCGTCGCCCTGACGGATGGCACGCGTTGTGAAGCCCTATGTGTCAGCAGCCTTGTACGTTTTCGCGCCATCTCGTTGGAGGAGGCGACAGCCTACTGGCGCAGCGGCGAACCGCGGGATAAGGCCGGCGGCTATGCTATTCAAGGGCTGGGGTCGGTGTTTGTGACAGGGCTCAACGGCAGCTATTCCGCGGTGGTCGGCCTGCCGGTGTGCGAAACCGCGCAACTGCTCGCTCGATTCGACATACCCTGTTGGCAAAACCTTACCGTGCGCTGA
- the mreD gene encoding rod shape-determining protein MreD yields the protein MASTHSRNGWIVWLTFAIGLLLSVSPLPQFMEILRPLWLALLLAFWSLNLPHKVGMVTAMFLGLAQDVLYGTLLGQNALILTLITFLVLSLQQRLRMFPMWQQCLVILVIFGLAQLVQLWLSALTGNRQPTLALVLPALVSALLWPWISFGLRGLRRRYKIN from the coding sequence ATGGCCAGTACCCATTCGCGAAATGGCTGGATCGTCTGGCTGACGTTTGCCATCGGTTTATTGCTCAGCGTGTCGCCACTGCCCCAGTTCATGGAAATCCTGCGCCCGCTGTGGCTGGCGCTGCTGCTGGCCTTCTGGTCGTTGAACCTGCCGCATAAAGTCGGCATGGTCACCGCCATGTTCCTGGGCTTGGCGCAAGACGTACTCTATGGCACCTTGCTGGGCCAGAACGCCCTGATTCTGACCCTGATTACGTTCCTGGTGTTGTCGTTGCAGCAGCGTCTGCGCATGTTTCCGATGTGGCAGCAGTGCCTGGTGATCCTGGTGATCTTCGGCCTGGCGCAGTTGGTACAGTTGTGGCTCAGTGCGCTGACCGGCAATCGTCAACCGACCCTGGCGCTGGTATTGCCGGCACTGGTCAGTGCTTTGTTATGGCCGTGGATCAGTTTCGGCCTGCGCGGGTTACGTCGCCGCTATAAGATCAATTGA
- the mreC gene encoding rod shape-determining protein MreC: protein MKPLFAKGPSLGVRLLVLVVLSVALMVVDARFALLKPVRSQMSLVLMQTYWITDLPQRLYQGVASQFGSRTELVAENEKLKTENLLLQGRMQKLAALTEQNVRLRELLNSSALVNEKVEVAELIGMDPNPFTHRIIINKGERDGVVLGQPVLDARGLMGQVVELMPYTSRVLLLTDTTHSIPVQVNRNGLRAIASGTGNPERLELRHVADTADIKEGDLLVSSGLGQRFPAGYPVATVKEVIHDSGQPFAIVRAVPTAALNRSRYLLLVFSDNRTPEERANEAAQAQEAEDKKNGTSPIIPATVPKPAPATPAAPATAPAATAPVATPAKPAAHGAHPVKPAATKPPAATAPATKPPAAAAPAATRQREE, encoded by the coding sequence ATTAAACCGCTTTTCGCCAAAGGCCCCTCATTGGGCGTGCGCTTATTGGTGCTGGTCGTGCTTTCGGTCGCGTTGATGGTGGTCGACGCGCGCTTCGCACTGCTCAAGCCGGTGCGCAGCCAGATGTCGCTGGTGTTGATGCAGACTTACTGGATCACCGACCTGCCGCAACGTCTCTATCAGGGCGTGGCCAGCCAATTCGGCAGCCGCACTGAGCTGGTCGCCGAGAACGAAAAACTCAAGACTGAAAACCTGCTGCTGCAGGGGCGCATGCAAAAGCTCGCGGCCCTGACCGAGCAGAACGTTCGGCTGCGCGAGTTGCTCAATTCGTCTGCACTGGTCAACGAAAAGGTCGAAGTGGCCGAGTTGATCGGCATGGACCCCAACCCCTTTACCCATCGCATCATCATCAACAAGGGTGAGCGCGACGGCGTAGTCCTGGGCCAGCCGGTGCTGGATGCGCGTGGCCTGATGGGCCAGGTGGTCGAGCTGATGCCCTACACCTCGCGGGTACTGTTGCTGACGGATACCACCCACAGCATCCCTGTGCAGGTCAACCGTAACGGGCTGCGTGCGATTGCCAGCGGTACCGGCAATCCCGAGCGTCTGGAGCTGCGCCACGTGGCCGATACCGCCGACATCAAGGAAGGCGACCTGCTGGTCAGTTCCGGGTTGGGGCAGCGTTTCCCCGCCGGTTACCCGGTGGCGACGGTCAAGGAAGTGATCCACGATTCCGGCCAGCCGTTCGCTATTGTGCGCGCCGTGCCCACTGCTGCCTTGAACCGCAGCCGTTACCTGCTGCTGGTATTCAGCGACAACCGCACCCCAGAAGAGCGCGCCAACGAAGCCGCGCAGGCTCAGGAAGCGGAAGACAAAAAGAACGGCACCTCACCGATCATCCCCGCGACGGTGCCCAAGCCCGCGCCGGCAACTCCTGCGGCGCCGGCAACAGCGCCGGCAGCGACCGCGCCTGTGGCCACGCCGGCCAAGCCTGCGGCTCATGGCGCCCATCCGGTCAAGCCCGCCGCCACTAAGCCGCCTGCAGCCACCGCGCCAGCCACCAAGCCGCCCGCGGCTGCGGCCCCGGCGGCTACGCGGCAGAGGGAGGAATAA
- the mreB gene encoding rod shape-determining protein MreB, translated as MFKKLRGMFSSDLSIDLGTANTLIYVRERGIVLNEPSVVAIRTHGNQKSVVAVGTEAKRMLGRTPGNIAAIRPMKDGVIADFSVCEKMLQYFINKVHENSFLQPSPRVLICVPCKSTQVERRAIRESALGAGAREVFLIEEPMAAAIGAGLPVEEARGSMVVDIGGGTTEIALISLNGVVYAESVRVGGDRFDEAIITYVRRNYGSLIGESTAERIKQEIGTAYPGGEVREVDVRGRNLAEGVPRAFTLNSNEVLEALQESLATIVQAVKSALEQSPPELASDIAERGLVLTGGGALLRDLDKLLAQETGLPVIVAEDPLTCVARGGGRALEMMDKHTMDLLSSE; from the coding sequence ATGTTCAAGAAACTGCGTGGCATGTTTTCCAGCGATCTTTCCATTGACCTGGGCACTGCCAACACCCTTATTTACGTGCGCGAGCGCGGTATCGTTCTGAATGAGCCATCGGTTGTGGCCATTCGGACCCATGGTAATCAGAAAAGTGTCGTTGCCGTCGGCACCGAGGCCAAGCGCATGCTCGGCCGAACACCCGGCAATATTGCTGCCATTCGTCCGATGAAGGACGGCGTGATCGCCGACTTCAGCGTCTGCGAAAAGATGCTGCAGTATTTCATCAACAAGGTTCACGAAAACAGTTTCCTGCAGCCCAGCCCTCGTGTGCTGATCTGCGTTCCCTGCAAGTCCACCCAGGTGGAGCGTCGCGCCATCCGTGAATCGGCCCTCGGCGCCGGTGCTCGCGAAGTGTTCCTGATCGAAGAGCCAATGGCTGCCGCCATCGGTGCCGGCCTGCCGGTTGAGGAAGCGCGCGGTTCGATGGTGGTGGATATCGGTGGTGGTACTACCGAAATCGCCCTGATTTCCCTGAATGGTGTGGTGTATGCCGAATCCGTCCGCGTAGGCGGCGACCGTTTCGACGAAGCGATCATTACCTACGTGCGCCGTAACTACGGCAGCCTGATCGGCGAATCCACCGCCGAGCGCATCAAGCAGGAAATCGGTACGGCCTATCCGGGCGGCGAAGTACGCGAAGTCGATGTTCGCGGTCGCAACCTGGCCGAAGGCGTCCCTCGTGCCTTCACCCTGAACTCCAATGAAGTGCTGGAAGCTCTGCAAGAGTCGCTGGCCACTATCGTTCAGGCGGTGAAAAGCGCCCTGGAGCAATCGCCGCCGGAATTGGCGTCCGACATCGCCGAGCGCGGCCTGGTCCTGACCGGTGGTGGCGCCTTGCTGCGCGACCTCGACAAGTTGCTGGCCCAGGAAACCGGCCTGCCGGTGATCGTCGCCGAAGACCCGTTGACCTGTGTTGCCCGTGGCGGTGGTCGTGCACTGGAAATGATGGATAAGCACACCATGGACCTGCTCTCCAGCGAATAA
- the gatC gene encoding Asp-tRNA(Asn)/Glu-tRNA(Gln) amidotransferase subunit GatC has translation MALERSDVEKIAHLASLGLNDADLPQTTAALNSILGLVDQMQAVDTDGIEPLAHPLEASQRLRADVVTERNNREAYQSIAPAVENGLYLVPKVID, from the coding sequence ATGGCGCTTGAACGCTCCGACGTGGAAAAAATCGCGCATCTGGCCTCGCTTGGCCTTAATGATGCCGATCTTCCACAGACCACCGCAGCCCTGAACAGCATTCTCGGGCTGGTTGACCAAATGCAGGCCGTAGACACCGACGGCATCGAGCCCCTGGCTCACCCGCTGGAAGCCAGCCAGCGCCTGCGCGCAGACGTGGTGACCGAACGCAATAATCGCGAGGCCTACCAGTCCATCGCGCCAGCGGTCGAAAACGGCCTGTACCTGGTTCCGAAAGTCATCGACTAA
- the gatA gene encoding Asp-tRNA(Asn)/Glu-tRNA(Gln) amidotransferase subunit GatA, translated as MHHMTLAEIARGLADKKFSSEELTKTLLARIAELDPKVNSFISLTEELALSQAKAADARRANGENGALLGAPIAHKDLFCTQGIRTSCGSKMLDNFKAPYDATVVSKLATAGAVTLGKTNMDEFAMGSANESSYYGAVKNPWNLEHVPGGSSGGSAAAVAARFLPAATATDTGGSIRQPAAFTNLTGLKPTYGRVSRWGMIAYASSLDQGGPLARSAEDCALLLQGMAGFDPQDSTSIDEPVPDYSASLNASIKGLRIGVPKEYFSAGLDPRIAELVHNSIKELEKLGAVIKEISLPNNQHAIPAYYVIAPAEASSNLSRFDGVRFGYRCENPKDLTDLYKRSRGEGFGAEVQRRIMVGAYALSAGYYDAYYLKAQKIRRLIKNDFMAAFEEVDVILGPTTPNPAWKIGAKTGDPIAEYLEDLYTITANLAGLPGLSMPAGFVDGLPVGVQLLAPYFQEGRLLNVAHQYQLHTDWHTRTPTGF; from the coding sequence ATGCATCACATGACTCTGGCCGAGATCGCCCGCGGTCTCGCCGATAAAAAGTTTTCCTCCGAAGAGCTGACCAAAACCCTGCTGGCGCGCATCGCCGAGCTGGACCCCAAGGTCAACAGCTTCATCAGCCTCACCGAAGAACTGGCCCTGAGCCAGGCCAAGGCCGCCGACGCCCGTCGCGCCAACGGTGAGAACGGCGCACTGCTGGGCGCCCCGATCGCCCACAAAGACCTGTTCTGCACCCAGGGCATTCGCACCAGTTGCGGCTCGAAGATGCTCGACAACTTCAAGGCACCCTACGACGCCACCGTGGTGTCCAAGCTCGCGACGGCGGGGGCCGTGACTCTGGGCAAGACCAACATGGACGAATTCGCCATGGGTTCGGCCAACGAGTCGAGCTACTACGGCGCGGTAAAAAACCCATGGAACCTGGAACACGTGCCGGGTGGTTCGTCCGGGGGTTCGGCAGCCGCCGTTGCCGCGCGTTTCCTGCCGGCGGCCACCGCCACCGACACCGGCGGTTCGATCCGCCAGCCGGCGGCGTTCACTAACCTCACCGGTTTGAAGCCGACCTACGGTCGCGTCTCCCGTTGGGGCATGATCGCCTACGCCTCCAGCCTCGATCAGGGCGGCCCGCTGGCCCGCAGCGCCGAAGACTGCGCGCTGCTGCTGCAGGGCATGGCCGGCTTCGACCCGCAGGATTCCACCAGCATTGATGAACCGGTGCCGGACTACAGCGCCAGCCTCAACGCCTCGATCAAGGGCCTGCGCATCGGCGTGCCGAAGGAATACTTCAGCGCCGGCCTCGACCCGCGCATCGCCGAGTTGGTGCATAACAGCATCAAAGAGCTGGAAAAGCTCGGCGCCGTCATCAAGGAAATCAGCCTGCCGAACAACCAGCACGCGATTCCTGCCTACTACGTGATCGCGCCAGCGGAAGCCTCCTCCAACCTGTCGCGTTTCGACGGCGTGCGCTTCGGCTACCGCTGCGAGAACCCGAAGGACCTCACCGACCTGTACAAGCGCTCCCGTGGCGAAGGCTTCGGTGCCGAAGTGCAGCGCCGCATCATGGTCGGTGCGTATGCCCTGTCGGCCGGCTATTACGACGCTTACTACCTCAAGGCGCAGAAAATCCGACGCCTGATCAAGAACGACTTCATGGCCGCCTTCGAAGAAGTCGACGTGATCCTCGGCCCGACCACGCCGAACCCGGCCTGGAAGATCGGCGCCAAGACCGGCGACCCGATCGCCGAGTACCTGGAAGACCTCTACACCATCACCGCCAACCTCGCGGGCTTGCCAGGCTTGTCCATGCCGGCCGGTTTCGTCGATGGCCTGCCGGTGGGCGTGCAATTGCTGGCCCCGTATTTCCAGGAAGGCCGCCTGCTCAATGTGGCGCACCAGTACCAGTTGCACACTGACTGGCACACCCGCACCCCTACCGGCTTCTGA
- the gatB gene encoding Asp-tRNA(Asn)/Glu-tRNA(Gln) amidotransferase subunit GatB — protein MQWEVVIGLEIHTQLATQSKIFSGSATTFGSEPNTQASLVDLGMPGVLPVLNQEAVRMAVMFGLAIDAEIGQHNVFARKNYFYPDLPKGYQISQMELPIVGKGHLDIPLEDGTIKRVGVTRAHLEEDAGKSLHEEFPGATGIDLNRAGTPLLEIVSEPDMRSAKEAVAYVKTIHALVRYLGICDGNMAEGSLRCDCNVSIRPKGQVEFGTRCEIKNVNSFRFIEKAINSEVRRQIELIEDGGKVIQQTRLYDPNKDETRAMRSKEEANDYRYFPDPDLLPVVLEDSFLNDIRATLPELPQQKRERFQAQFGLSVYDASVLASSREQANYFEKVVSIAGDAKLAANWVMVELGSLLNKQGLEIDEAPVTAEQLGGMLLRIKDNTISGKIAKTVFEAMASGEGSADEIIEKRGLKQVTDSGAISAVLDEMLAANAEQVEQYRAADEAKRGKMFGFFVGQAMKASKGKANPQQVNELLKSKLEG, from the coding sequence ATGCAATGGGAAGTCGTGATCGGGCTGGAGATTCATACCCAGCTCGCCACCCAATCGAAGATTTTCTCCGGTAGCGCCACCACGTTCGGCTCCGAGCCCAACACCCAGGCCAGCCTGGTCGACCTGGGCATGCCCGGCGTACTGCCGGTGCTGAACCAGGAAGCGGTACGCATGGCGGTGATGTTCGGCCTGGCGATTGACGCCGAGATCGGCCAGCACAACGTGTTTGCACGCAAGAACTACTTTTACCCGGATCTGCCCAAGGGCTATCAGATCAGCCAGATGGAACTGCCGATCGTCGGCAAGGGCCACCTGGACATCCCGCTGGAAGACGGCACGATCAAACGTGTCGGCGTGACCCGCGCCCACCTGGAAGAGGATGCCGGTAAAAGCCTGCACGAAGAATTCCCGGGCGCTACCGGTATCGACCTGAACCGCGCCGGCACGCCACTGCTGGAGATCGTCTCCGAGCCGGACATGCGCAGCGCCAAGGAAGCCGTGGCCTATGTCAAGACCATCCACGCGCTGGTGCGCTACCTGGGTATCTGCGACGGCAACATGGCCGAAGGCTCGCTGCGTTGCGACTGCAACGTATCGATCCGTCCAAAGGGCCAGGTCGAATTCGGCACCCGCTGCGAGATCAAGAACGTCAACTCGTTCCGCTTTATCGAGAAAGCGATCAACAGCGAAGTGCGCCGCCAGATCGAACTGATCGAAGATGGCGGCAAGGTTATCCAGCAAACGCGCCTGTACGACCCGAACAAGGACGAAACCCGCGCCATGCGCAGCAAAGAGGAAGCCAACGACTACCGTTACTTCCCCGATCCGGACCTGTTGCCGGTGGTGCTGGAGGATTCGTTCCTCAATGACATCCGCGCCACCCTGCCGGAATTGCCACAGCAGAAACGCGAGCGCTTCCAGGCGCAGTTCGGCCTGTCGGTCTACGATGCCAGCGTTTTGGCCTCCAGCCGCGAACAAGCCAACTACTTCGAAAAAGTCGTGAGCATTGCCGGTGACGCCAAACTGGCGGCCAACTGGGTGATGGTCGAACTGGGCAGCCTGTTGAACAAACAGGGCCTGGAAATCGACGAAGCACCGGTCACCGCCGAGCAACTGGGCGGCATGCTGCTGCGCATCAAGGACAACACCATCTCCGGCAAGATCGCCAAGACCGTGTTCGAAGCCATGGCCAGCGGCGAAGGCAGTGCCGACGAGATCATCGAAAAGCGCGGCCTCAAGCAAGTCACCGACAGTGGCGCGATTTCGGCCGTACTCGATGAAATGCTCGCGGCCAACGCCGAGCAGGTCGAGCAGTATCGTGCGGCAGACGAGGCCAAGCGCGGCAAGATGTTCGGCTTCTTTGTGGGCCAGGCCATGAAAGCCTCCAAGGGCAAGGCCAACCCGCAACAGGTGAACGAGCTGCTCAAAAGCAAGCTTGAAGGCTGA
- a CDS encoding septal ring lytic transglycosylase RlpA family protein → MKRLLGLLALFSLLGGCASGIIDPNGYDETGTASYYGARHHGKKTASGEPFNQNALTAAHRRLPFGTQVRVTNLNNDRAVVVRINDRGPHARGRLIDLSRKAAEQLGMLGSGTARVRVQALSN, encoded by the coding sequence ATGAAGCGTCTACTTGGCCTCCTGGCCCTGTTCTCTCTTTTAGGCGGTTGCGCCAGCGGCATCATCGACCCCAATGGCTACGACGAAACCGGCACCGCTTCCTATTACGGCGCCAGACACCATGGCAAGAAGACTGCCAGCGGTGAACCCTTCAACCAGAACGCCCTGACCGCCGCCCATCGGCGCCTGCCCTTCGGCACTCAGGTCAGGGTCACCAACCTGAACAACGATCGAGCCGTGGTGGTGCGCATCAACGATCGCGGCCCACATGCCCGTGGGCGCTTGATTGATCTTTCCCGCAAGGCGGCCGAGCAACTGGGTATGCTCGGCAGCGGCACCGCCCGCGTTCGCGTGCAAGCCCTGAGCAACTGA
- a CDS encoding calcium/sodium antiporter, which translates to MTSGLVLLILGAEILVRAAVRLAASLKVRPLIIGLTIVAFGSSAPQMTVSLQATLAGNTDIAVGSVIGSSIFNILVTLGLSALIIPLRVSRQLVRLDIPVMILAGLLVFTLAANEELTPLDGVLLLVALSAYLGVLHYQTRHSRRPRTLDTVARAPWLSSVLLMFGGLLILVLAGHLLLGAAVDVAGDLGLSERIIGLTLIGVGTSLPCMATSLIAALRGQREIAVGNVIGSNLFNLLGVLGLTAVLAPSPLSVSPNALDFDLPVMLGVVVLCLPVFYTGYRVTRAEGLVLLGLYLAYGLHVMSFTTGMPLANKLEHLMVYYILPVLVAFLLFSTLRAWRRQHKRESS; encoded by the coding sequence CTGACCAGCGGCCTGGTGTTGCTGATCCTTGGCGCCGAAATCCTGGTGCGCGCCGCCGTGCGCCTGGCGGCGAGCCTCAAGGTACGGCCATTGATCATCGGCTTGACCATCGTGGCCTTCGGCAGCAGCGCGCCGCAGATGACGGTCAGCCTGCAGGCCACCCTGGCCGGCAATACCGACATTGCCGTGGGCAGTGTGATCGGCAGCAGCATCTTCAACATCCTGGTGACCCTGGGCCTTTCTGCGCTGATCATCCCCCTGCGGGTGTCGCGCCAACTGGTACGCCTGGATATTCCGGTGATGATCCTCGCCGGGCTGCTGGTGTTCACCCTGGCCGCCAATGAAGAACTCACGCCGCTCGATGGCGTGTTGCTGCTGGTGGCCCTGAGCGCCTATCTCGGCGTGCTGCATTATCAGACCCGACACTCACGGCGCCCGCGCACGCTCGACACCGTGGCACGGGCGCCGTGGCTGAGCAGTGTGCTGCTGATGTTCGGCGGGCTGCTGATCCTGGTACTGGCCGGCCACCTGCTGCTGGGTGCGGCAGTGGATGTGGCGGGCGACCTGGGCCTGTCGGAACGCATTATCGGCCTGACACTGATCGGCGTCGGCACCTCGCTGCCGTGCATGGCCACCTCCCTGATCGCCGCCCTGCGCGGCCAGCGGGAAATTGCCGTAGGCAACGTGATCGGCAGCAACCTGTTCAACCTGCTGGGCGTGCTGGGCCTTACCGCCGTGCTCGCGCCGTCGCCGCTGTCGGTGTCGCCCAATGCGCTGGATTTTGATTTGCCGGTGATGCTGGGCGTGGTGGTGCTGTGCCTGCCGGTGTTCTATACCGGCTACCGCGTGACCCGTGCCGAAGGTTTGGTGCTGCTGGGCTTGTACCTGGCGTATGGGCTGCATGTGATGTCGTTCACCACCGGCATGCCCCTGGCCAACAAACTTGAACACTTGATGGTGTATTACATCCTGCCAGTGCTGGTGGCTTTCCTGTTGTTCAGCACGCTGCGAGCCTGGCGCCGCCAACACAAGAGGGAATCGTCATGA
- a CDS encoding carboxymuconolactone decarboxylase family protein: MTEQKTPGVEMRRQVMGDAFVDRALGNATDFTQPLQDFVNEHAWGSVWNRDGLPLKTRSLITLAALTALKCPQELKGHVRGALNNGCTVEEIREALLHCAVYAGVPAAIDAFRAAQEVIDSYQQDA, translated from the coding sequence ATGACCGAGCAGAAAACACCCGGGGTTGAGATGCGTCGCCAGGTGATGGGCGACGCGTTTGTCGACCGCGCACTGGGCAATGCCACGGACTTCACCCAGCCGCTGCAGGACTTCGTCAACGAGCACGCCTGGGGCAGTGTGTGGAACCGCGACGGGCTGCCGCTCAAGACCCGCAGCCTGATCACTCTCGCCGCCCTGACCGCGCTCAAGTGCCCGCAGGAACTCAAGGGCCATGTGCGCGGCGCGCTGAACAATGGCTGTACCGTGGAAGAGATTCGCGAGGCGCTGCTGCATTGTGCGGTGTACGCCGGGGTACCGGCCGCCATCGATGCGTTTCGGGCAGCGCAGGAAGTGATCGACAGCTACCAGCAGGACGCCTAG